The DNA region AATGTCTGGTGATACCTCTACTGTGCGGGGCGGAGTAACTACTCTGCTGCCAGAGCCATAGAGCCCGGTTGTAATGGAGCGGCGAGCAATGAACGACGAACAAAATCCCTATCGGGCGCCGCAGAGTGCCGTCGACGATCGCGCTGATGGACAGGGCACCGGGCCCATTACCGATATTGTTCAGTATCGAAAAGCGATGATCCCGCTATGGATCAAAGTATTTGGGTGGCTATTTCTCGTGTTCGGGGCGCTGATGCCGGTGCTGTTCATTGTCTCGTTGATAACCGGCAGTCCCGTAACGCTCAATATATTCGGATTCGTGTATCACGGACCACCATTAGCCCTACCCGCGATGCTACTTTGCCTTGTTTTCGCCGCGTTGAGTGTGGCGGCATTCGGACTGTTGTTTGCCAAAGACTGGGGCGTCAAAGTTTGCTTGGTTGTCGGCTACCTGTGTCTGGCAATGGCATTGACCAGCACGGTTGTTAGCGTGCTAAACGGCGTATTCTTCTTACGCCTCGAGATCCTCTTTTTAGTACCGTATCTGTGGAAACTGCACAAGATGTCGGCGAAATGGCATGCTTAAGATATTGGAGCGTAAAGAGCGGTGTGTCTGTGTTGTTACGCCGCTCGGTACTCTCGGGCGGTAGCCACAGAGACTTTGACACGCACGATGCACGGCAGATTCATCGCATGAACGATTCGACGTATCAAGATATCTATCCCACCCCGCCGCTTGTCAATAGCGCTAGCGAGTCTCGCCCATTGGCCAAGGATTTGCTGACGCTTGAGTATTTTGAAGCCGAGCCCGATGCCATGCCCACCCGGGTGTTTAGCCAGCATCATCTTTTACTCAACTTAAAAAAGGAACCGCATCGAGTCGAAAATTGGCGTGATGGCGAGCATCGAGATTTTCTTTTTCATCAAAACGAAATCATCGTCACACCTGCCGGCGTCGAGAGCGGTTGGCGATGGCACGCTGTCTCAAGTGTGATTGTGGTGACGCTCGATCCCAAGAAGTTTGAGCAGTTTGCTCAATCAGAAGTCGGCCTGTTGCTGGCCGATACTCAGCTTAGAGATCTCCCTTTGTTTGAGGACGCGGATATTTGCCAAGCGGGCATAGCGCTAAAGGATGCGTTGGCAAGCCGTGAACCAGGATCGGATCTGATGTTTGAGAGTTTGGCGCGTGTGTTTTTGGTCAAACTGATCCAGCGCTATGGTTTACAAGAGGATGCGTATCGTTTTTCCAAACGCTTTACCGCTGATCATTATCGGCGAGTGCTTCAATTTGTCGCCAGTCGCTATGGCCAATCGATGACGGTCGAAGAGTTAGCGGGTGTGGCGGGCCTGAGTACGTCGCACTTTTCGCATTTGTTTAAGCAAACGATCGGTTCAAGTCCGATGCAGTTTGTGATGCGCTATCGAGTTGAACAAGCCAAGAAGCGTTTATCGAGTCATGAGCTGCCACTTATCGATATTGCTATGGCCTGCGGGTTTTCTGATCAGTCTCATTTTTCACGACAATTTAAACAGGTTGAAGGTGTTTCCCCTTCCCGTTATCGCGCGCAGCTTCATCGTTAGGACATGCGAAGAACACGCGCCATCTGTTCATCCGGCTGAAAGGTGAGCACCGGAGAAACACGCACACACGGCGATTAGAAGAACACTCTCCTTCCATGCGCTGGAGCATGAGGTGGTTCGCGACACGGCAACCACAATCAGCGACTAGACACGAGACCCAATCCGCGGTGGACGAATTGCGGTTGAAGACTTGGCTTCGGTCCTACCCGAACCGATGCGTGTGAAGGTCGAGTGTGTCGGGTCTTAACGGATGCACGAGGGTCGACCGCCAGTTGATCGCCGCGTGCCTGTCCATCACACGAGTGATCGGTGCCCGCTCCATGCCTGATTCCATAGGGTAAAAAGTAAATTATTTCAATGGACTAACGAAAGACATCGAATTATCCAAAAAATTCGCAGAACGGTACAAGGCACGAACAACCCGGCGGTTTATTCTGAGCGCAATGGATAAACACGGAGGGAAGCGACATGAAATTCGGGTGGGTGATAACCGTACTTACCGTCACGCTCTCAGCGCACTTAACGGAGGCCGCAATGAAAACGTCAGTGACATTTAATAGCGCCGGACAAACGCTCGCCGGTGACCTGTACTTGCCGGATGGCTATGTCGACGGGACACAGCTGCCTGGCGTGGTGGTAACGGGCGCGTGGACAACCGTAAAAGAACAGATGGCGGGCACCTACGCGGCGCAACTGGCAGATCGTGGCTTTGCCGCGCTGGCGTTTGATTTTCGGGGTTGGGGTGCCTCACCCGATGACGTGCCCTATTTGGAAAACCCCACACGTAAAACCCAAGACATTGAGGCCGCGGTCGAGTATCTGGCTTCGCGACCGGAAGTGCTTGTGGATCGCATTGGCGGCTTAGGGGTCTGTGCATCATCCGGCTATATGAGCGACGCGGCACTCAACAGCAAATGGATTAAGAGCGTGGCGCTCGTGGCGCCTTGGTTGCACGATAAAACGATCGTGAACGACGTTTACGGCGGTGAAAGCGGCGTGGCGGCGTTGATCGCGGCCGGGCGAGACGCCGAGCGTGCCCCGAATCCCGTCATTCTTGAAGCGGCCAGTCTAACCAATGAACAGGCGGTCATGTATCAGGCGCCCTATTACACCGATCCGTCGACAGGCCTGGTTCCCGAATACGATAACCAGTTCAACGCCGCTTCGTGGGAAGGCTGGTTGACCTACGACGCCATGGTGACGGCCAAATTGACGAGTCAACCTACGCTGTTAGTGCACTCGGAGGCCGCAGCTATTCCACAGGGCGCGAGACAATACGCTGAGCTGCTGGGTGACAAAGCGACGACCCGTTGGCTCGACAACGTCACGCAGTTTGATTTTTATTCTGAGCCGGAAGCGGTGCAGACGGCATCGGACGCTGTGGCTGCACATTTTACGAAAACGTTGACTCAGTCGGGTGAGAAATGAGTCGTGGTCTTCGAGGCGTTTTGATTGTGATGGCCAGCACGATGATGGCTCAAGGAGTTGCCGCCAGCACGATCGATAAACTAGCCATAACAACGATTGTTGAAAGTGTCGCGGTGCTTGCGGACCAATCTAATTTCGAGTCACTTGAGCGCTTGTTTGCCGATCCGCTGACCGTAGATTACTCGTCCCTAACCGGCAACGAGGCCACGGTCAAAAGTGCTCAGGCTCTGATGACGGAGTGGGCCGCTATGTTACCGGGCTTTGATCGCACGCGGCATTCCGTGTCGAACATACGCGTCAACATAGAACAAAGTACTGCCCTCGCTACGGCAGACGTCGTTGCTGAACACTATATCGACGACCTGTTTTGGCGTGTTGAGGGTGAATATCGATACGAGCTAATAAAAGAGGGTGATACCTGGTCGATTAATGCGATGACGTTTATCGTGCGCGATGAAGACGGCACGCGTGAGGTATTTGGGCCGGCGGGTGAAAACGCTCAGCGACATCCGCCCAGCTATATTGTGCGACAGCAAACAAAGCGCGTCGTTCGCACTTTCTTACACGCGCTCGAAGGAAAGGACATGGTGACGTTCAACGCCCTATGGGCCGAGGATGCGGTTCAACACATGCCGTATTCACCGGCGGGGCACCCCAAGCGCGTGACGGGTAAGCCAGCACTGGTTGAACTATACAAACAGTGGCCGGCGACCAGCGGAGATGCGAAATTCACCCGTGCGCTGGTGATTCACTCGATGCAAGATCCACAGCTAGTTTTCGCGGAGTTCAACGGTGAGGTAGAGATTATCCCCACGGGTCGTCTCTATCAGCAAACCTATGGCGGTTTGTTTCATGTTGTCGACGGTAAGATCCAGCTCTTTCGCGAATATTACGACCCCGCTCCGTTCGCTTGGGCGTTTGGTTTATAGGTGGTGTCCATCGGCTCGCTTCTCGCACGATTTGAAAAGTCGTTCAGCGAATGCGAAACGGACAAACGATTTGCCGACAGCCCAACGCGGCATTTGACGTCCTTGCCAAGCAGCTTGCCATCCTTCGCCTAACAGTGATCGTTGATGTTGAGCAGCGGCGGGGTTAGGCATTCATCGTTACGTTCTACTGTGGCGATTCGTTGGTCTCCATCGCAGATCCCGACGACATGGCTTGGTGCATCGTCATCACTTGAGAGTGATTCGGGAACAATGACCTTTGGTCACACCGCACTAATACCGTCACTTACTGCCTGTTGAAGGGCTAAGAGCTTGATTAATAAATGTGGCCGCACGCTGCCCTAGCATGAGGACTTGGCGTCACCGTTAATGGACTATTGACTCGTTATCGTTAAATGCAAAGCCCTCAATTCCTAAGATTTTGCGTAACCCGAGCGGTTGGCTTATCTTATGTTAGGTAAAGGGTACATACATTAATTATAAGGAATAGGGATATGATCAGGAATATGCGTCTGTTCTGTACGCTGTCGCCGCTATTTGTGCTACTGAGCCTCACCGCCAGTGCCGGTGACATCACCGAGTTAAAGGACAACGACGGCATGGTCGTCGCGGAGCGAATGGCCGACGGCGAGGTGCGTTATTTGTCGACGCCACGACTGCCCGCTCAATACCCGCCGGCGTTTGTGACACCCCCTCTTCCAAAAGACGCGCATCCCGATTCTTATATCTTCCGTTTCTACAACGATCTGGACAGAAACGGCCGAATTCAGCCAGACGGTACGGTCGTGCCTATCGATCGTAATAAACCGGTCAAAAAGACGGCGTCGCCCGACGTTCGTAATGCGTCGACCATCGACACGGCATTGTTGTCGAATTACGACGGTCAGTATGCGCCGTATTTACCGCTGATATTCCAGGGACAACCTGATCAATATCTTCTGAGCAATGGCCTACAATTTAACTCGGGCAGTGGCTCAATATTCAGAGGGCGCGTGCAGCTGGCGAATATTTCTGAGCAAAATGGCGTGATCACGTATGTCTTTGATCAATTCGCCAATGAAGAATTTTTTGATGTCACCGATTTTGGAACCGGTGGTAACGGCACCGCGTTTGAGCTGGCACTCGACTCGGAGATGACGCTGGTTGCAGAACTCGGATCGTCGACCGGACAGCTAAGCGGCGACTTACTCATCCTCAACGTCGATCCCGGCAACGTCAGCGCAACGGATTACCGCCCGCTTAGTAGTATCGTGGGCGCCACGGTGCCGTTTACCGCAACACTGACAAACAATACTGGTTCATGGCAGGTGGATTCTTTTGATGCGCTTATCGATTACACCTCGTCAAACGGCGTGATCGATTTTGCGAATCCCACCACCAGTCCAGCGCTGGTTGAATTACGCATTGCTGGGCCTTCTCAGTTGCCGCCCGCTATCTCCACCGCGTATCAGGCCCTGGCGGTGTTTGCGAATGGCGAGGAACTCAACGTCAATGACAGCACCGTGTGGACAACGCCCGACGGGGCACTGTTTGATCTATCTCCTGACGGCGTTGCGACAACCCAGGAAGCACCGCCCACCGATACTATTGTCACGATTAACGCACAGTTTGAGAACGTCCAGACGAGCGTTGAGGTTAATCTGATCGGAAACGACACACTGGCGCAAGGCATCGATGGGTGGGGAACCTATCAACGTGGTCCTGACCACACGGGTTGGACGGATATCTCCACCGAGTCAGACCTGTTTAATGTTCTGTGGAGCGTGCCGCTCGATATTAATTCTTCCTATCACCAGCCAGTTGCTGACGACGAACGCGTCATACTCACTCTGTCCGGTTCGTTTTTCAGCAACTCAGACCTCGATCGATTGTATGCTTACGATCCGCTAGACGGTTCGTTGCTGTGGTCAAAGAGTTTTCCAAACGCTCGGCAGCTCAATGGGCCAGCGCTCGCTTACGGCAACATCGTTTTGATCGACGAAGCCCTATCCGGGGCGGATCAGTTGCGGCTGATTGATGGGGTGACAGGTGATGAGGTGTACAGCCGAGATTTTCCCGATAACCAGGTTGAAGGCGAGACGCTATCGCCCACTGTGGTTGACGGCGATTTCTATGTGCGCGGCAACTTCTCAGACTTGTATCGTATGAGCTTTTTTACGGGCGAAGTCCAGTGGGTCAATTCCGATATTCAGCAAGTACGCGCCACGACGCCGACGGTGGACGAGCAATATGTCTACTCGTTTTACAGCAATACGCTCACGGTCATGGATCGCTTAACGGGCGAAATCGAATTTGAACTGGAAAAACCCTCCTCATCCTTTTCGTCGTCGTCTGTGTATGCGGTGATTCTGAATGAAGACTCGTCGTCTGCCTTTGTGATGAACGGCAGTGATCTGACCCGCTTTAATCTCGTCGATAAGCGACATGAGTGGACAATCGATGAGAATTTCAATCGTCAACCGGCCTACCATAACGGACGCTTGTACACGTATTCGTTTAACGAGTTCTACGCAATCGACGCGCAAACCGGTGAGATTCTGTGGACCTACGATCCTCCGAGTTCGAGCTTCTCTGATGACATTATCATTACAAACAATCATGCCTTTGTTGGTCACTCGAGCGACACATTGGCGATTGACCTTAATTCGCAACAAACCGTTTGGAGCTATCCATCTCGGGGTCGACTGAGCCTTAGCGGTGAGACTCTCTATATTGTTGGCTCCAATCAAAGCTTGACGGCGGTACAGGTGCCCGGTCTGCTAAATGTGCCGCCGACGAGCATTACGATTGACGCGCCCGCAACGGTTGAAGAGAACAGTGTGGTGCAGCTTCGCGCGACCGTCACCTACGACGATGGTCGAGTGCGCGATCGCACAACTCAGTCGGTATGGTCGATCAAACCCAATTCGGTGTCGACCATTGGGCAGTCCGGTCGTCTGAGCGTGGGCGAATTATTAACGCCACGCGAGATGGTTACCGTGAGCGCTGCGTTCACCGAGGCAGGTTCGACCGTGGAAGTGAGCGCCGACATTGAATTGGCAACGTTGCTTTCTGATACTGATTTTGCGCTTCGCAATCTGGATATGGCGTTGGCAATCAAAGAGAGCATAATTAATCAGCTGGCGGACGCGATTCAGCGTGAGCAGTCGGCGCGCGCTGCACTACAGGGCCTGCCCGGCAAGGATGAAATGCTTGCCCTTGCTGAAGTAATCAGCGCGCTCGATAACAGCACCGTTGCAGATGGTGCCCTCGACACCTCGGCAGAATCACTCGCGAACGCGATTGCGATTCTCAACGGCCAGATTCACATACGACAGCGGAGTAAGAAGTAGTCGTCGGTTAGACTGAAGCTGGCTTGATCATGACGATCGCGTTACGAATTGGGTTTGTCCTGCTGGCGGGATGGGTCGCGGTATCGGCGGCATCGGCAACGCCGCCGGTCATGCCGCTGTTGTTTGCGCCCAATCACGGACAAGCGACAGCGGATTGGCAGTTTGTTGCGAATAGCCCACGCAGTACGGTGGCGATTGGCCCAACCCACTTTGCGATAGCGCCGCCGTTATCGCCAATTGACCGCGATGAATTACCAACGCTCACAGAGCCCAGGCGCGAGATACACAGAGGCTCAACCCTGCATGTGTCATTTATTAATGCAAACGCGTCGTCCGTAGGGCGTGGCGAAGGGCGGCATAGTGCCGTCAGCCACTATCTGCAGGGGAATGACACTGCTGCGTGGAAACGAAACGTGCCCAACTATGAAATGGTTCGATATCCGGAGGTTTACCGTGGTATTGATCTGGTGTTTCGCGGCGACGAACAGCGCCTGCGCTACGATTTTGAACTATCCCCCCATGCCGATACGAACGATATCGCTATTCAGTTTCCTGCAGGCGCGCTTCTTTCAATTAATGCGGAAGGCGCATTGGTGTTGAAACAGGCCGATGGTGAACTGGTGCAACACGCACCGAAGGTATTCACACAAAAGGTTGACGGAACTCGAGAGTACCTTGCTGCCCGCTACACCATCAGTGCCACGAACGTCGTGACCTTTGATATTGATACCTACGACCAGCGTGACACGCTCGTGATCGATCCGACCATTGAGTATACGGCGTTTATCAATGGTAGCGGCGCGGAACAAGTGTTTGACATCAAAGAAACCGTTCATGGTTTGCTCGTTGTTGGCATAACCTCTTCGTTCGATCTCCTTACCGTTAATCCCGTTCAAAATGCACTGGCGGCCGCTAATCTTCCGGAAGATATTTTTATTCGACGGTACTCGCCCGAAACATTCGAACTCGAATTTTCAACGTATTACGGGGGTTCTGATAGCGACACGCCTTGGGTGGTCGTCGAGGCGGAAAACGGCGATATTGTGCTCGCCGGCGCGACTCAATCGCCTGATTTTCCCACTCAGAATGGCTTTGACTCAACGTTTGCGGGCGGCGACTCGATTGACCAGGATGCGTTTGTTACCAGATTATCTCGCACAGGCGATGACGTTGTTTTCTCCACCTATGTCGGTGGCTTTGACGCGCGTATCTCCATAGATGGAATTCCACGATTCGGTCGAGAAACGATTCGCGACATGGTGTTGCATGAACCGACCAATCGGCTCTATCTAACCGGTAATACCGGTGCGAGCGATTTTCCGGTGACCGACGTATTCCTCGACAGACCGTGCTTTGAAAATTCCTCTTCGGATTTCTTTGCCTTTCGGACCGACGCTTTCATTATGGAGATGGACGCTCAAACGGGCGCCATTTACACCTCATTTTGCTTTGGCGGCGAAGGTCGCACCGCTGGCCGAGCGGTGATGATCGATCCACAGCGTGAGTCGATTTTTGTTGCTGGGCATACGTACTCGCCCGATTTTCCAACGACGCCCGATGCGTTTCAAGAGTCGCGTGCCGGCACGGAACTCAACTACGATGGCTACCTCACGCGCTTTGATATGGCGCTCGACACCTTAGAAGCCGCGACCTACTTTGGTGGCAGCAACGATGAATTTTTTATTGAGATGCAGCTGGATTCGAACGGCAGTCCTATCGTGAGTGGGTCGACCCGTTCCGATGATCTGCCGATTAGCGACAACGCGTTTCAAAAAATCAACCCGGCATTGGACGAGGATCAGTTTTTGTTCTCTGGCTTGATTGCTTCTCTCGATCGAGAATTAGGCGATCTCAACTTTTCGTCGTATCTAGGAGGGCAAGGCGATAATGATCTTTGGGCGTTGCGGCTCGATTCGCACGACCGTATTTACATCGCGGGCTATACCGAGGCGAGGGATTACCCATTAAAAGATGCCCTGCAGCACGAGCGTGGTGCGCCGTATTCGAGCCCCCGACCGATTTGGTCGTCGGACCCGTCGACAGTGGTCACAGACGTTAGAACTGGCACGCTGCGGTTAGTGAACGGTGAGTACAGTTTCAACGAAACGTATGCGGTCGTGACACAGCAGGCCACGAATGGTGGCGCGGCGGCAAATAGGCTTATCCGGCAGCGGCGTAATGAAGTCTTCAGTGTGGCGGAGCTCGGCGGCACTCAATACGCTTCGTCCGCGGTGGTGACCGGCAATGTGGCACTTGGCGCCGAGACCATCGAGAAAGACTTTGTGATTGGCAACTGCAATGGGCCGCATCGAGTCTATGTTGGCGATACGGCGGCCGGTTTCAGTCTAACGGATGAGGTTCCAAGCCCGGTCATTTGTGTGGTGGCGCTGGAGTTTGCCTTGGTCGACGACGACTCACTGCCCGACTTGGTGATCAGCGACGGCCAGTCGCTGTATTTTCATCCGGGCGATGGTGTTGGTCGATTTGGCGAAGCGATTGAACTGCCGATCACCGCCGTGGATTTACTCGACCTGGTGCGTACCGGTATCAACACTCAGCCAGACCGACAACTTGTCATGGTCGATCGCGGCGGCCCTGACAAGTTGATCAATTTTTTCGACGACACACCGGTGGTGACAGAGCTATTCGGTTCGGACAGTCGAACGACCCGCGCGGTCGGCTACTTCACCGATTTCCAATCGAATCCGCATATGTGGTTCTCCTATGAGACTGGATTGAGTCGCGCGGTGCGGAGCGAAGATCTTCCGGTCTCAATGGGGTTTGAGTTTGGCGATGCGAATCGGCGTCTAGATGCCGCCCCAGTTCCATTGAGATTGGGGCTGGGCACATCCTTTGTCACGCTCGAGACCGACAGCGCTGGGCAACAGGCGTTTCATCTTTATGATTACAAAGAAGAGGTCGGCGCGTTAGTGGAACTCACCGATCAGAAAATGCCGCTGGCAATCGGTGGTTACACAGCGTCTACGCCCAGCTTTAGTGGAATCAGCAACGGGTTTTTCCTATTTAATGAAAATGAAGGGACCCTCAATCGTTCGACGATCGGGGCGCTCGATATCGTCGTCTCTGTGCTCAACAAGGATGCCTCAGCATTACGCTTTTCCACCTATTTGGGCGGTGCCGGTGTGGATCGGGTTATCCGGGCGCTGGAGGTGCCGCGCGACGGGCGGATAGTGATTGGTGGCGACACGGTTGGCGACAGCGTTATCCTCGGACCGCCCGCCTCCTCGCCATTGTCGCAGACCAGTTTGCATGGATTTGTGCTGTCGTTGAACATCGATGATTTGTTGGATAACGATAGCGATTCATTCACGAACGACGTGGATAATTGCACCGACGTGTCAAACGCGGATCAGTTTGATACAGACGGAGACGGTTACGGCAATCAGTGCGATGGCGATTTTAATCAAGACGGTATCGTGAACTTTGCGGATCTGCTGATTTTGCGTGAAGCGTTCAATGCCAACGCGAACCCGAACACAGATCTCAATATCGATGGCGTCACTAACTTCCTCGATCTGAGTATTTTCAGTCAGTTATTTTTGCGGTCGCCTGGCCCAGCCGCGATCGATCTCGATTAAGCTGTACCGCATTATCCCCGACATAGGCACGATCAACGCGATGTCACGGTACATCGCAAGAAGGGCGTTTAAACCGTCGAACGACTCACTTGACGCGCCGTTGGCGCTGACTGGCTCTGATCGGCTTGTCCGTCATTAATACGGTCATTCACCCCGGCCGTGCGGCTTCTCAAAATCGATATCAGGCCCTACGGGCACCACCCGTGTTGGATTGATCGTGCCGTGACTGGCGTAATAATGACGTTTAATGTGATCGAAGTTTACGGTGGCCGCGATGCCTGGCTGTTGATACAGATCGCGAACGTAGCCTGACAGATTAGGATAATCATCAATCCGTCGGATGTTGCATTTGAAATGCCCGACATACACCGGATCAAAGCGCACGAGCGTTGTAAACAATCGCCAGTCGGCTTCGGTGATCGCGTCGCCGGTAAGATAGCGCGTCGAGGCCAGGCGCTCGTCAAGCCAGTCGAGGGTGTCAAACAAAGGGTCAATCGCCTCTTCGTAGGCCGCTTGCGTTGTCGCAAAGCCCGCTTTGTAGACACCATTGTTGACGTTGCCGTATATGCGGGTGTTGAGCGCATCGATCTGGTCACGCAGTGCAGCGGGATAATAGTCGCCGGGTACTGCGCCAATGTCATCAAACGCTGAGTTCAGCATGCGAATGATTTCCGACGATTCGTTCGAGACGATGGTGTGCTGATGTTTATCCCATAGGACCGGCACAGTGACGCGACCGGAATAATGCGGATCCGCTCGCGTGTACACCTGATGCAAAAACTCGGCATTGTGTTCGGAATCGGCGATGACACCATCTCCGTGTTCGAAGGTCCAACCGTTTTCGAGCATTCGCCAGTGCACCACCGATACGGTGATCATGTCTTCAAGTCCTTTCAGCGTGCGATAGATTAAGGTGCGATGAGCCCAGGGACAGGCGAGTGACACATAGAGGTGATAGCGCCCGGCTTCGGCGTTAAAACCGCCCTCGCCGCTCGGCCCCGCCGAGCCGTCGGCGGTCACCCAGTGGCGAAATGACGACGCCTTGCGTTGAAACCGTCCGCCGTTTTTGCTCGTGTCATACCACTGATCAACCCACTTTCCATCCTGCAGCAATCCCATTGCTCACTCCTACCGTTGTGACCATTTGTTTTTAGCAAAAAAGCACGATTGGTTCTTAACATGCCCGGCTGTGAATGGCGTTCACCGTCCCCGAACCACCGTGTCCAGTCCGACAACCGCTACCCTGGCGACACCCAGTTTTGTAAGGTCCGACTGTTTGTCAGAGTCCGGAGGCGGCGCGAGCTCGATTGAGTACTTTGGTGGCCGCAGCGCGGGCTTTCTCCGCGCCCTTTTGCAACGCGTCTTCAATGTCGTCGGGTGTATTGAGTAATGCGA from Pseudomonadota bacterium includes:
- a CDS encoding AraC family transcriptional regulator translates to MNDSTYQDIYPTPPLVNSASESRPLAKDLLTLEYFEAEPDAMPTRVFSQHHLLLNLKKEPHRVENWRDGEHRDFLFHQNEIIVTPAGVESGWRWHAVSSVIVVTLDPKKFEQFAQSEVGLLLADTQLRDLPLFEDADICQAGIALKDALASREPGSDLMFESLARVFLVKLIQRYGLQEDAYRFSKRFTADHYRRVLQFVASRYGQSMTVEELAGVAGLSTSHFSHLFKQTIGSSPMQFVMRYRVEQAKKRLSSHELPLIDIAMACGFSDQSHFSRQFKQVEGVSPSRYRAQLHR
- a CDS encoding alpha/beta fold hydrolase, which produces MKTSVTFNSAGQTLAGDLYLPDGYVDGTQLPGVVVTGAWTTVKEQMAGTYAAQLADRGFAALAFDFRGWGASPDDVPYLENPTRKTQDIEAAVEYLASRPEVLVDRIGGLGVCASSGYMSDAALNSKWIKSVALVAPWLHDKTIVNDVYGGESGVAALIAAGRDAERAPNPVILEAASLTNEQAVMYQAPYYTDPSTGLVPEYDNQFNAASWEGWLTYDAMVTAKLTSQPTLLVHSEAAAIPQGARQYAELLGDKATTRWLDNVTQFDFYSEPEAVQTASDAVAAHFTKTLTQSGEK
- a CDS encoding nuclear transport factor 2 family protein; this encodes MSRGLRGVLIVMASTMMAQGVAASTIDKLAITTIVESVAVLADQSNFESLERLFADPLTVDYSSLTGNEATVKSAQALMTEWAAMLPGFDRTRHSVSNIRVNIEQSTALATADVVAEHYIDDLFWRVEGEYRYELIKEGDTWSINAMTFIVRDEDGTREVFGPAGENAQRHPPSYIVRQQTKRVVRTFLHALEGKDMVTFNALWAEDAVQHMPYSPAGHPKRVTGKPALVELYKQWPATSGDAKFTRALVIHSMQDPQLVFAEFNGEVEIIPTGRLYQQTYGGLFHVVDGKIQLFREYYDPAPFAWAFGL
- a CDS encoding PQQ-binding-like beta-propeller repeat protein, yielding MIRNMRLFCTLSPLFVLLSLTASAGDITELKDNDGMVVAERMADGEVRYLSTPRLPAQYPPAFVTPPLPKDAHPDSYIFRFYNDLDRNGRIQPDGTVVPIDRNKPVKKTASPDVRNASTIDTALLSNYDGQYAPYLPLIFQGQPDQYLLSNGLQFNSGSGSIFRGRVQLANISEQNGVITYVFDQFANEEFFDVTDFGTGGNGTAFELALDSEMTLVAELGSSTGQLSGDLLILNVDPGNVSATDYRPLSSIVGATVPFTATLTNNTGSWQVDSFDALIDYTSSNGVIDFANPTTSPALVELRIAGPSQLPPAISTAYQALAVFANGEELNVNDSTVWTTPDGALFDLSPDGVATTQEAPPTDTIVTINAQFENVQTSVEVNLIGNDTLAQGIDGWGTYQRGPDHTGWTDISTESDLFNVLWSVPLDINSSYHQPVADDERVILTLSGSFFSNSDLDRLYAYDPLDGSLLWSKSFPNARQLNGPALAYGNIVLIDEALSGADQLRLIDGVTGDEVYSRDFPDNQVEGETLSPTVVDGDFYVRGNFSDLYRMSFFTGEVQWVNSDIQQVRATTPTVDEQYVYSFYSNTLTVMDRLTGEIEFELEKPSSSFSSSSVYAVILNEDSSSAFVMNGSDLTRFNLVDKRHEWTIDENFNRQPAYHNGRLYTYSFNEFYAIDAQTGEILWTYDPPSSSFSDDIIITNNHAFVGHSSDTLAIDLNSQQTVWSYPSRGRLSLSGETLYIVGSNQSLTAVQVPGLLNVPPTSITIDAPATVEENSVVQLRATVTYDDGRVRDRTTQSVWSIKPNSVSTIGQSGRLSVGELLTPREMVTVSAAFTEAGSTVEVSADIELATLLSDTDFALRNLDMALAIKESIINQLADAIQREQSARAALQGLPGKDEMLALAEVISALDNSTVADGALDTSAESLANAIAILNGQIHIRQRSKK
- a CDS encoding dockerin type I domain-containing protein, translated to MTIALRIGFVLLAGWVAVSAASATPPVMPLLFAPNHGQATADWQFVANSPRSTVAIGPTHFAIAPPLSPIDRDELPTLTEPRREIHRGSTLHVSFINANASSVGRGEGRHSAVSHYLQGNDTAAWKRNVPNYEMVRYPEVYRGIDLVFRGDEQRLRYDFELSPHADTNDIAIQFPAGALLSINAEGALVLKQADGELVQHAPKVFTQKVDGTREYLAARYTISATNVVTFDIDTYDQRDTLVIDPTIEYTAFINGSGAEQVFDIKETVHGLLVVGITSSFDLLTVNPVQNALAAANLPEDIFIRRYSPETFELEFSTYYGGSDSDTPWVVVEAENGDIVLAGATQSPDFPTQNGFDSTFAGGDSIDQDAFVTRLSRTGDDVVFSTYVGGFDARISIDGIPRFGRETIRDMVLHEPTNRLYLTGNTGASDFPVTDVFLDRPCFENSSSDFFAFRTDAFIMEMDAQTGAIYTSFCFGGEGRTAGRAVMIDPQRESIFVAGHTYSPDFPTTPDAFQESRAGTELNYDGYLTRFDMALDTLEAATYFGGSNDEFFIEMQLDSNGSPIVSGSTRSDDLPISDNAFQKINPALDEDQFLFSGLIASLDRELGDLNFSSYLGGQGDNDLWALRLDSHDRIYIAGYTEARDYPLKDALQHERGAPYSSPRPIWSSDPSTVVTDVRTGTLRLVNGEYSFNETYAVVTQQATNGGAAANRLIRQRRNEVFSVAELGGTQYASSAVVTGNVALGAETIEKDFVIGNCNGPHRVYVGDTAAGFSLTDEVPSPVICVVALEFALVDDDSLPDLVISDGQSLYFHPGDGVGRFGEAIELPITAVDLLDLVRTGINTQPDRQLVMVDRGGPDKLINFFDDTPVVTELFGSDSRTTRAVGYFTDFQSNPHMWFSYETGLSRAVRSEDLPVSMGFEFGDANRRLDAAPVPLRLGLGTSFVTLETDSAGQQAFHLYDYKEEVGALVELTDQKMPLAIGGYTASTPSFSGISNGFFLFNENEGTLNRSTIGALDIVVSVLNKDASALRFSTYLGGAGVDRVIRALEVPRDGRIVIGGDTVGDSVILGPPASSPLSQTSLHGFVLSLNIDDLLDNDSDSFTNDVDNCTDVSNADQFDTDGDGYGNQCDGDFNQDGIVNFADLLILREAFNANANPNTDLNIDGVTNFLDLSIFSQLFLRSPGPAAIDLD
- a CDS encoding glutathione S-transferase family protein translates to MGLLQDGKWVDQWYDTSKNGGRFQRKASSFRHWVTADGSAGPSGEGGFNAEAGRYHLYVSLACPWAHRTLIYRTLKGLEDMITVSVVHWRMLENGWTFEHGDGVIADSEHNAEFLHQVYTRADPHYSGRVTVPVLWDKHQHTIVSNESSEIIRMLNSAFDDIGAVPGDYYPAALRDQIDALNTRIYGNVNNGVYKAGFATTQAAYEEAIDPLFDTLDWLDERLASTRYLTGDAITEADWRLFTTLVRFDPVYVGHFKCNIRRIDDYPNLSGYVRDLYQQPGIAATVNFDHIKRHYYASHGTINPTRVVPVGPDIDFEKPHGRGE